Below is a window of Dehalococcoidales bacterium DNA.
GCACAGCCACGACTTCGACGAAATACTCGGATTCTTCGGGTGCTACAACGGGGACGCGCACGACCTCGGCGGTGAAGTGGAACTCTGGCTGGGAGACGAGCAGTATTTCCTGACCAAAAGCACCATCGTCTTCGCGCCGCGGGGGCTGTCCCACGGGCCTATCTCTTTCTGCAAGATAAAGAGCCCCATCCTCTTTTTCACCAGCGGCAACAAGACCAACTACGGACGGGTGACAGGCAAAGAAGGATAACCCGAACCCCGCCAGCAACTAAATAAAGCAACCGGCGGAAAACGTACCGGGGGAAAGCTGCGCCTTTAATGCGGCGCCTGAAACGGCCACATAAGGGAGGGCGTTATGGAAAAAAGACAACTCGGCAGGACGGAGCATTCAAGCAGCATTCTCATCTTCGGGGGGTTTGCGTTGTTCCGCGTTACCCAGAAAGCCGCCGACGCCGCCATCGAGACAGCGCTGGAAGCCGGCATCAACCACATCGACGTGGCGCCGAGCTACGGGGACGCGGAAAAACACCTCGGCTCCTGGTTCAAGAGGCACGGCAGCAAGCAATTCTTCCTGGGCTGCAAGACCCACGAACGCCTCAAGGAAGGCGCCAAGGAAAGCCTGCTGCGATCGCTGGACAACCTGAAAGTGGACCACTTCGACCTTTTCCAGCTGCACGGTGTGGATACCCACGAGGTACTCGATACCGTGCTCAAGCCCGGCGGCGCCATGGAAGCCATCCTGGAAGCCAAGGAACAGGGGCTGGTGCGGTTTATCGGCATCACGGGCCATCACCCGCCGCTACACAACGAGGCTTTGCAGCGATTCGACTTCGACACGGTGATGTTCCCCCTGAACCGCGTCCACG
It encodes the following:
- a CDS encoding aldo/keto reductase, with translation MEKRQLGRTEHSSSILIFGGFALFRVTQKAADAAIETALEAGINHIDVAPSYGDAEKHLGSWFKRHGSKQFFLGCKTHERLKEGAKESLLRSLDNLKVDHFDLFQLHGVDTHEVLDTVLKPGGAMEAILEAKEQGLVRFIGITGHHPPLHNEALQRFDFDTVMFPLNRVHAVHPTDWNNYRPLLKTAKQRNVGVMAIKSVAKQAWPDRQANVHHYNTWYQPFDEATEIEKSVWFTLSQDITAAVLPGELSLWPMIISAAQRFKPLDKKTQQEYMNDAAQYQPLAGPQMD